The sequence below is a genomic window from Salicibibacter cibarius.
CATCGAATATATCGGCCGCAGACGCCGTTCCAGCCCATCTGAAGGTGACCCTAATGTCCACAAACATGAACAGCAAAGAATTATCGACAAAGCGTTAGGCCTTAAAGAAGGGAGAAACTAGAATGGCAGAAATAAAAGTACCAGAGCTTGCGGAATCGATCACAGAAGGAACGATTGCCGAATGGTTGAAAAAACCGGGCGATTTTGTCGAAAAGGGAGAAGCGGTTGCCGAGCTGGAAACCGATAAAGTAAACGTAGAATTGAACGCAGAACAATCAGGAGTCCTACAAGAAATCATTAGCGAAGAAGGAGCAGACGTCTCCGTCGGAGACGTCGTTGCCACCCTGGATGAAAACGCTACGGAAGGAAGTAGCGGAACATCCGGAGAATCCGAAACAAAAGAAGAGGATTCCAAAGGCGAGAAAGAAGAAACGCAAGCGGATAAAAGGGAAGGCGACAACAAAGAAGCGAAAACCGAAACCGCTTCGCAGCAAGAAAGTTCCGAGACTGCGGAAGATGCGTCATCCGAGCATGTTGTTGCCTCTCCCGCTGCCCGCAAACTTGCACGGGAAAAAGGCATTAACCTTGACGATATCCCGGTTCGGGATCCGCTGGGTCGAGTGCGAAAAGAAGATGTTGAATCATATGAATCAAATAAAGCGGCACAAAAACAAACGTCCACACAAAAAAGCGCTTCTGAAAACGATGAAGAAAGCGATGAGTTCGGCGGAAAACCGGTGGAACGCGAACGCATGTCAAGACGCCGGCAAACGATTGCCAATCGTCTCGTAGACGTCCAACAGTCCACCGCTATGCTCACGACATTCAATGAAGTGGATATGTCTGCCATCATGGATTTAAGAAAACGAAAAAAAGAATCTTTCCAGGAGAAACACGATGGCACAAAACTGGGTATGATGTCTTTCTTTACGAAAGGTGTTATCGGTGCGCTTAAGCAATATCCGCTCCTGAATGCGGAAATCCAGGGCAAAGACATTATCAAAAAGAATTTCTACGATATCGGCATGGCTGTTTCCACCGATAACGGTCTCGTCGTACCCGTTGTGCGCGATGCCGACCGCTTAAGCTTTGCCGGCATCGAAGAAGAGGTTGGCAGACTCTCGAAGAAAGCCCGGGATAATAAATTAGGCTTGGATGATTTACAAGGAGGGACCTTCACCATCACGAACGGCGGTGTCTTCGGCTCCTTATTGTCCACTCCAATCTTGAACACACCGCAAGTCGGGATCCTCGGCATGCATACCATTCAATGGCGTCCGGTTGCCATTGATAAAGAACGAATGGAAAACAGACCGATGATGTATACCGCTCTATCGTATGACCACCGAATCGTCGATGGAAAAGAAGCCGTAAGCTTTCTCGTCACATTAAAACAGTTGCTTGAAGAGCCGGAAAATCTATTGTTGGAAGGATAGTCGATCGGATCGAAAAACGCCCTTGCGGGGGCGTTTTTTTTTCACATTAAGAATGTTTAACTTTGTTAAAGGACTAAAGTATAAGATAAACTAAGGCTTCCACTATAAAGACTTGGTGGAAGCCAAGTTTTTCTAAAGGGAAAAAGCACTCATTTCCCCCTTTATCGTTGCAAATATGAAAAATCTTAAAAAATGGGCTTGCAAAAATCAAGAATTATGATATTATATTGCTACCTGCAATACATCCCGCCAAGCGATATGAATTGTAGGTGTTCTTTTCTAAAGTCTCACATTTTAGTCGCATCCATACGGTGCACACGTCAATGGCAAACGCCTAATTTTTTGAGGAGGGATTGACATGCGTGTACAATCAAAAGCGCGTGAACTATGTGCGGCTATTCAAATGCGAGGCTGGTCTAACACTCAGCTTTCTCCGAATCAACATCAAGGATTTGTGCTGAATAGTCGAACGGGTTGTCGTTCCTGGAAGGGAACAAGATGGGGACTGATTTCCGAAAACACACCGGAGCGTCT
It includes:
- the odhB gene encoding 2-oxoglutarate dehydrogenase complex dihydrolipoyllysine-residue succinyltransferase is translated as MAEIKVPELAESITEGTIAEWLKKPGDFVEKGEAVAELETDKVNVELNAEQSGVLQEIISEEGADVSVGDVVATLDENATEGSSGTSGESETKEEDSKGEKEETQADKREGDNKEAKTETASQQESSETAEDASSEHVVASPAARKLAREKGINLDDIPVRDPLGRVRKEDVESYESNKAAQKQTSTQKSASENDEESDEFGGKPVERERMSRRRQTIANRLVDVQQSTAMLTTFNEVDMSAIMDLRKRKKESFQEKHDGTKLGMMSFFTKGVIGALKQYPLLNAEIQGKDIIKKNFYDIGMAVSTDNGLVVPVVRDADRLSFAGIEEEVGRLSKKARDNKLGLDDLQGGTFTITNGGVFGSLLSTPILNTPQVGILGMHTIQWRPVAIDKERMENRPMMYTALSYDHRIVDGKEAVSFLVTLKQLLEEPENLLLEG